In Clostridiales bacterium, a single genomic region encodes these proteins:
- a CDS encoding DUF362 domain-containing protein, with amino-acid sequence MEKSKVYFTDLKTRPNYNLLDKLERLVKRAGIEKIDFSNKFVAIKIHFGEPGNMAFIRPNYAAKMVSIIKSLGGMPFLTDSNTLYTGRRSNALDHLQSAAENGFTPLTVGCNIIIADGLKGTDYREIGINLKYCKTAKIGAAIADADVLISMSHFKGHEMTGFGGTLKNLGMGCASRGGKLEIHSASQPRIDKENCRSCGLCIKNCSQKAISFDENKKASIDYSKCIGCGQCVAVCQFNGAQVVWNESADTATEKVAEYAYAVIKDKPNFHINFIMDVSPDCDCSPSNDYAIIPNIGIAASFDPVALDKACVDLVNKAPALKGSVLSDNRYREGEDKFTHIHSNTDWRAGLEHGEEIGLGKQDYELILVK; translated from the coding sequence TTGGAAAAATCAAAAGTTTATTTTACTGATTTAAAAACAAGACCGAATTATAATCTTTTAGACAAGCTCGAAAGGCTTGTCAAAAGGGCAGGTATAGAGAAAATAGATTTTAGCAATAAATTCGTCGCCATTAAAATTCATTTTGGAGAACCAGGCAACATGGCATTTATAAGGCCAAACTATGCCGCAAAGATGGTGAGCATAATAAAGAGCCTTGGGGGTATGCCTTTTCTGACTGACTCAAATACCCTTTACACAGGGAGAAGGTCGAATGCCCTTGATCACCTGCAGTCTGCGGCTGAGAATGGTTTTACGCCTCTTACAGTAGGATGCAATATAATTATTGCAGACGGCTTAAAAGGTACTGATTATAGAGAGATCGGAATAAATCTTAAATATTGCAAGACCGCCAAAATCGGTGCGGCTATCGCAGATGCGGATGTATTGATATCGATGAGCCATTTTAAAGGCCATGAGATGACGGGATTCGGGGGAACATTAAAGAATCTCGGGATGGGCTGCGCGTCAAGAGGCGGAAAACTCGAAATCCATTCTGCCTCGCAGCCGAGGATAGATAAGGAAAACTGCAGGAGTTGCGGTCTTTGTATAAAAAATTGTTCCCAAAAAGCTATAAGCTTTGATGAGAACAAAAAGGCTTCCATTGATTACAGCAAATGCATAGGTTGCGGACAATGCGTTGCGGTATGCCAGTTCAATGGGGCTCAGGTCGTGTGGAACGAATCGGCTGACACGGCAACGGAAAAAGTGGCGGAATATGCATATGCCGTAATAAAGGATAAGCCGAATTTCCATATTAATTTCATAATGGATGTTTCACCCGATTGCGACTGTTCCCCGTCCAACGATTATGCTATTATCCCCAATATTGGCATTGCGGCTTCATTTGATCCTGTTGCCCTCGATAAAGCGTGTGTGGATCTTGTGAACAAGGCTCCTGCCCTGAAGGGTTCCGTGCTTTCGGATAACCGTTATAGAGAGGGCGAGGATAAATTCACCCACATACATTCGAATACCGACTGGAGGGCCGGGCTTGAGCACGGTGAAGAGATAGGCCTTGGAAAGCAGGATTATGAGCTGATATTGGTCAAGTAA
- a CDS encoding aminopeptidase P family protein: MNVNEKLKLLRKNMRAKAIHAYIIPSADPHLDEYVPDHYKSREWISGFTGSAGTVVVTLDKAILWTDGRYYIQAARQIRDSEFELYKMEEGIPDYMEFIEQNLSQGQRVGFDGRVFPCADVLKMKKSFEKMGIFIKNDIDLASEIWTEGRPSIPADKAFLHDVAFAGYSFKEKLAQVLARMDKNKVDHYIISAPDSIAWLLNVRGNDVTYIPVILSYLLISRDSVIWFVDQNKLADEVKSYLKENDVSVKDYGEVFHDLAGLSAKSSILLDTKKNSYAIYAAVKGAKIVDKDDIIAMLKAVKNPVEIQNFKKTYIKDGVAMVNFLYWLDTNIGVNEITELDVAEKLLEFRMKQEHCLGASFATIAGYNANAAMMHYMAKPEHYSVLKPEGFLLVDSGGQYLSGTTDVTRTMVLGKITEEQRRDFTLVLKANIDMATAIFLKGSSGRSLDALVRQPLWKYHMNYKCGSGHGVGFCLSVHEGPQGFGKDVPFEPGMLVTIEPGVYKENRYGIRTENTVVVIKDKLDEDAGQFYRFEMLTCCPIDIRAIDASLLDKDEIDWINNYHNNVYHTLSPYLDEKQKSWLKKMTASI, translated from the coding sequence ATGAATGTAAACGAAAAACTAAAACTGTTAAGAAAAAATATGCGGGCAAAGGCCATCCATGCTTATATCATACCGAGCGCGGATCCTCACCTGGATGAATATGTTCCGGATCATTATAAATCCAGAGAGTGGATATCAGGATTTACCGGTTCTGCAGGGACTGTGGTTGTCACTTTGGACAAAGCCATTCTTTGGACCGACGGGCGTTACTACATTCAAGCGGCGAGACAGATCCGGGACAGCGAATTTGAGCTCTACAAGATGGAGGAAGGCATTCCCGATTATATGGAGTTTATAGAGCAAAATCTGTCGCAAGGCCAGCGAGTCGGATTTGATGGTAGGGTATTCCCATGTGCAGATGTACTTAAGATGAAAAAGAGCTTCGAGAAAATGGGGATCTTCATTAAGAACGATATAGATTTGGCAAGCGAGATCTGGACAGAAGGAAGACCATCTATACCGGCGGATAAGGCATTTCTCCATGATGTAGCTTTTGCCGGGTACTCTTTCAAGGAAAAGCTGGCACAGGTGCTGGCCCGAATGGATAAAAACAAGGTGGATCATTACATTATTTCTGCTCCTGATTCCATAGCCTGGCTTCTGAACGTGCGTGGAAACGACGTAACCTATATCCCTGTTATTTTATCCTATCTTTTGATATCAAGGGATTCTGTAATCTGGTTTGTTGATCAAAACAAACTGGCGGATGAGGTAAAGTCCTATTTAAAGGAAAATGATGTTTCCGTCAAAGATTATGGAGAAGTTTTCCATGATCTTGCAGGCCTTTCCGCCAAAAGCAGCATACTATTGGACACTAAGAAAAACAGTTATGCCATCTATGCTGCCGTGAAAGGCGCCAAAATAGTGGATAAAGATGATATCATCGCCATGCTAAAAGCTGTGAAAAATCCTGTTGAAATACAGAATTTCAAGAAAACCTATATCAAAGACGGCGTTGCCATGGTTAATTTCCTGTACTGGTTGGATACCAATATCGGAGTAAATGAGATCACCGAGCTTGATGTGGCGGAAAAGCTGCTGGAATTCCGAATGAAACAGGAACATTGCTTGGGAGCGTCATTTGCTACCATAGCTGGGTACAATGCAAATGCTGCAATGATGCATTATATGGCCAAACCGGAACATTATTCCGTATTGAAACCGGAAGGCTTTCTGCTGGTAGACAGCGGAGGCCAGTATTTAAGCGGTACTACCGATGTCACCAGGACAATGGTATTGGGAAAGATAACCGAGGAACAGAGAAGGGATTTTACTTTAGTATTAAAGGCCAATATCGATATGGCAACGGCGATATTTCTTAAAGGTTCCAGCGGCAGATCCCTGGATGCCTTAGTGAGGCAGCCACTGTGGAAATATCACATGAACTATAAATGCGGCTCGGGACATGGCGTCGGATTCTGCCTGAGCGTTCATGAAGGCCCTCAGGGATTCGGCAAGGATGTGCCCTTTGAACCGGGTATGTTGGTAACAATAGAACCGGGTGTATATAAAGAAAACAGATACGGAATCCGAACGGAAAATACCGTAGTGGTAATTAAGGACAAACTAGATGAGGATGCAGGGCAGTTCTATCGCTTTGAAATGCTGACATGCTGCCCCATCGATATAAGAGCTATTGACGCGTCCCTGCTGGACAAGGATGAGATCGATTGGATCAATAATTACCATAACAACGTCTATCATACGCTGAGCCCTTATCTGGATGAGAAACAAAAAAGCTGGCTAAAAAAAATGACGGCTTCCATATGA
- a CDS encoding helix-turn-helix domain-containing protein has protein sequence MLRKHIGTQIKKLRMESDMTLKQLSDLTGLSVGFLSQLERGMTSVAIDTLFNIASVLGVSINYFFPDIKDQDEVPVVRRYEYQIVLSDKDNFIQYRLSKNLSDKDMFPRLIEILPRKTREKVKLYTHEGEEFIYIIEGILTYYYKSQKYDLYPGDCLHVHSEEMHNWENNTNGVVRLLEITVPNKFKKIQE, from the coding sequence ATGTTAAGAAAACATATAGGGACACAAATCAAAAAGTTGAGGATGGAAAGCGATATGACCCTAAAGCAACTAAGCGATCTTACAGGCTTATCGGTAGGCTTTCTATCTCAATTAGAGCGCGGTATGACCAGCGTGGCTATTGATACTTTGTTTAACATAGCTTCAGTATTGGGGGTCAGTATCAATTATTTCTTCCCGGATATAAAGGATCAGGACGAAGTTCCTGTCGTAAGAAGATACGAATATCAGATCGTTCTTAGTGACAAGGATAACTTTATCCAATATAGGCTTTCAAAAAACCTGAGCGATAAGGATATGTTTCCCAGGCTGATAGAGATATTGCCACGTAAAACGCGTGAAAAGGTCAAGCTATACACGCATGAGGGAGAGGAGTTCATTTATATAATAGAAGGCATATTGACATATTATTACAAAAGCCAAAAGTATGATCTTTATCCCGGAGACTGTCTTCATGTACATTCAGAAGAAATGCACAATTGGGAGAACAATACCAATGGCGTCGTCAGGTTATTGGAGATAACCGTTCCCAACAAATTCAAAAAAATTCAGGAATGA
- a CDS encoding DMT family transporter produces MQITNSDRKKRVSAILLFFTALLWSTGGVFIKLITLDPVSIAGLRSFFASIVFLPFIGNPFKIKLNKLKFFCSLMFAGNVIFLVVATKYTTSANAILLQYTAPVYVILLSDKILGEKVKKSEYYTVLGVLVGMIIFAFDGLTNKNLMGNIFGMMAGICFAAVILSTKKIHMSSRTASSLEPLFLGNLLTAFLCSPFYLKGNIVSGELWMLAALGIFQLGVPYVIYAYASKYLSAVQTSLITTLEPILNPVWVFLATREQPSMLSLAGGLIVIASISFNYMTVKSKQEKNQAI; encoded by the coding sequence ATGCAGATAACAAATTCAGACAGAAAAAAACGAGTATCCGCCATTTTATTATTCTTTACTGCTTTGCTATGGAGCACTGGAGGAGTATTCATAAAGCTGATCACTCTGGATCCCGTATCCATAGCTGGTCTTCGATCTTTTTTTGCCTCCATTGTCTTCCTGCCCTTTATCGGAAACCCTTTCAAGATAAAGCTGAACAAGCTCAAATTTTTTTGTTCTCTGATGTTTGCCGGCAATGTTATTTTTCTGGTCGTCGCTACCAAATATACAACGTCGGCCAATGCCATTTTGCTGCAATATACTGCTCCTGTCTATGTGATTCTGCTTTCGGATAAGATTTTGGGCGAAAAAGTTAAGAAAAGCGAGTACTACACGGTATTGGGCGTTCTGGTCGGTATGATAATCTTTGCATTTGACGGCCTAACAAATAAAAACCTGATGGGAAACATATTTGGCATGATGGCAGGTATTTGCTTTGCAGCAGTCATCCTGTCGACAAAAAAAATTCATATGTCATCCCGGACAGCCTCCTCCCTTGAGCCGTTGTTCCTGGGGAACCTTTTAACAGCCTTTTTATGCAGCCCATTCTACTTGAAGGGAAATATAGTCTCCGGTGAACTATGGATGTTGGCGGCTCTTGGCATATTTCAGCTGGGGGTTCCCTATGTTATATATGCTTATGCGTCCAAGTATCTATCAGCCGTTCAGACTTCCCTTATCACCACTCTTGAACCCATATTGAACCCGGTTTGGGTATTCTTGGCAACAAGGGAACAGCCAAGCATGTTATCCCTGGCAGGTGGATTGATCGTTATTGCCTCCATATCGTTCAACTATATGACTGTGAAAAGCAAGCAGGAAAAGAATCAGGCCATATAA
- a CDS encoding ATP-dependent Clp protease ATP-binding subunit, producing MRLCSICKKNVATVYTAKIENGKTEMIGLCMECARKMGIPVVDQLMQQAGITPEAFENITEQMNNVLSDINPDEINNNNFLTSLIGGVAQVPKGDGAKEQKLQNSSEGPNIKEEPSSAKEKSKTYKKKRYLDMYGTNLTQKAIDGEIDRVIGRDREINRVIQILNRRTKNNPILLGEPGVGKTAIAEGLAVRIAEKHVPAKLFDMEVYLLDLTAVVAGTQFRGQFESRMKSIIEEAHKYGNIILVIDEVHNIIGAGEAQGGALNAANILKPALSRGEIQVIGATTLDEYKKYIEKDSALERRFQPVIVDEPTVDETIEILKGIKKYYEDYHKVKISDEVVEAAARLSERYITDRYLPDKAIDVIDEASSKANLNNKGLIELKSLNSELAAIQNRMQKAANDTDYQKAAEYKAVECKLQSRISEIQKECDNVQLTVDDIADVIEAWTKIPVHTITEKETDRLLTLEDRLHKRVIGQNEAISSLSRAIRRNRLGFRKKKKPSSFIFVGPTGVGKTELVKALACELFGSEDAMIRIDMSEYMEKYTVSKLIGAPPGYVGYEEGGQLTEKVRRRPYSVILLDEIEKAHPDVFNMLLQILEDGRLTDNQGRTVYFENTVIVMTSNAGTDFKSNGIGFTGNDYNLLENHIKDSLKETFRPEFLNRVDEIILFKPLTKDELYKIIDLMLNEVRGEVGEKGITIEVSDEVKDFILEKGYDEKFGARPLRRAIQKYIEDEITEAFLRKKIHEGSLVKINLADGKIVLE from the coding sequence ATGAGGTTATGCTCGATATGCAAAAAAAATGTCGCAACTGTATATACGGCTAAAATTGAAAACGGCAAAACCGAAATGATAGGTTTATGCATGGAATGTGCAAGGAAAATGGGCATTCCTGTTGTTGATCAGCTTATGCAACAGGCAGGCATCACACCGGAAGCCTTTGAAAATATAACAGAACAGATGAACAATGTACTGAGTGATATCAATCCCGATGAAATAAACAACAATAATTTTCTGACAAGCCTTATAGGAGGTGTCGCCCAGGTGCCAAAAGGTGATGGAGCTAAAGAGCAAAAACTGCAGAATAGCAGCGAAGGACCGAATATAAAGGAAGAACCGTCAAGCGCTAAAGAAAAAAGTAAAACCTATAAGAAAAAGAGATACCTGGATATGTACGGAACCAACCTGACGCAGAAAGCCATAGATGGTGAAATCGACAGGGTAATAGGCAGAGACAGGGAAATCAACAGGGTGATACAGATATTGAACAGGCGTACAAAAAACAACCCTATACTTTTAGGTGAACCCGGCGTAGGTAAAACGGCAATTGCTGAAGGATTGGCTGTAAGAATAGCCGAAAAGCATGTTCCTGCCAAACTTTTCGATATGGAGGTATATCTTTTAGACCTCACTGCAGTGGTTGCAGGCACACAGTTTAGGGGACAGTTTGAAAGCCGCATGAAATCTATAATAGAAGAAGCACATAAATATGGCAACATAATACTTGTTATCGACGAAGTCCACAATATAATAGGTGCAGGGGAAGCTCAGGGCGGTGCTTTAAATGCCGCAAATATTTTAAAACCTGCGCTTTCAAGGGGCGAAATACAGGTAATCGGCGCCACGACTCTCGATGAGTATAAAAAATATATTGAAAAAGATTCTGCACTAGAACGCAGATTTCAACCTGTCATAGTCGATGAACCTACTGTCGATGAAACAATCGAAATATTAAAGGGAATAAAAAAATATTATGAAGATTACCATAAAGTGAAAATATCGGACGAAGTGGTAGAAGCCGCTGCAAGATTATCCGAAAGGTATATAACCGATAGATACTTGCCTGATAAAGCCATCGATGTAATCGATGAAGCAAGTTCAAAAGCAAATTTGAATAATAAAGGCCTTATAGAACTTAAATCTTTAAATTCAGAGCTTGCTGCAATACAAAATAGAATGCAGAAAGCCGCTAATGATACCGATTATCAAAAGGCCGCCGAATATAAGGCTGTCGAATGCAAATTGCAAAGCAGGATAAGCGAGATACAAAAAGAATGTGATAACGTCCAGCTTACGGTCGACGATATCGCAGATGTCATTGAAGCCTGGACAAAGATCCCTGTTCATACAATAACAGAGAAAGAAACGGATAGGTTACTTACTCTTGAAGATAGGCTCCACAAAAGAGTTATCGGGCAGAATGAGGCTATTAGTTCACTTTCAAGGGCGATCAGGAGAAACCGTTTAGGTTTCAGAAAGAAGAAAAAGCCTTCATCGTTTATATTTGTCGGTCCGACCGGTGTCGGGAAGACCGAGCTTGTTAAAGCTCTGGCATGCGAATTATTCGGAAGCGAAGATGCGATGATAAGGATAGACATGTCCGAGTATATGGAAAAATATACGGTGTCCAAACTGATAGGCGCCCCTCCTGGATATGTAGGGTATGAGGAAGGCGGACAGCTTACCGAAAAAGTAAGGAGGAGGCCATATTCCGTAATACTTTTGGACGAAATTGAAAAGGCCCACCCCGATGTATTTAACATGCTGCTTCAGATACTCGAAGATGGAAGGCTTACTGACAACCAGGGAAGAACCGTCTATTTTGAAAATACCGTTATAGTTATGACATCCAATGCCGGTACGGATTTTAAATCCAATGGTATCGGCTTTACAGGTAATGACTATAATTTGCTCGAGAACCACATAAAAGATTCTTTGAAGGAAACCTTCAGACCTGAATTTCTAAACAGGGTGGACGAAATAATACTCTTCAAGCCCTTAACCAAAGATGAGCTTTATAAGATAATCGACCTTATGCTGAATGAAGTCCGCGGTGAAGTCGGTGAAAAAGGAATAACGATAGAAGTTTCAGACGAAGTCAAGGACTTTATACTGGAAAAAGGTTATGATGAGAAATTCGGTGCAAGGCCTTTAAGGCGTGCCATTCAGAAATATATCGAGGATGAAATCACCGAAGCATTCTTGAGAAAGAAAATACACGAAGGCTCTCTTGTAAAGATAAATTTAGCAGACGGTAAAATCGTGCTTGAATAA
- a CDS encoding MFS transporter has translation MDRISIAKRNFIFMTCEGVCFFCAQTFMDATSIIPLFIVSYTGSLALTGLSMTIKNTIFFIPQIMIGPFIDRIKNMPGYLTKVMFISRPIIFLMVPVLLLNIDHYLTVGIFFAIYTLIYIGEGFINTPWLVLLNRTIPPDRRGKLLGNQQMFSGLAGIAGGIVIKMILDDRYISDGARFAMIFGIAGIFSFMSGVCMSFARDNERKIDSAEIKIVSYFKKLPLYIKSNKDYLNIVIIQLLSGFTGMIAPFVVLFCKDYFKLQPQGVSMLVYSQIIGALIGGYVWGELSRRIGNKYVVMVSQLVGLLIGAAAPLITGFNLKAFSAASFIMAFLNGIYAGCWLGFVNYIMDVVEEKLAPVYLTITNILTFPNTFLFYIAGIIAGKYGYIPIFTMSAAGAFIAFVLSLGLKTKAQLY, from the coding sequence ATGGACAGGATCAGTATAGCCAAAAGAAATTTTATATTTATGACCTGCGAAGGGGTTTGCTTTTTTTGTGCCCAGACTTTTATGGATGCGACCTCGATTATACCCCTTTTCATCGTTTCATATACAGGAAGCCTTGCGCTTACAGGGCTTTCAATGACTATAAAAAATACGATATTTTTCATACCGCAGATAATGATAGGTCCTTTTATCGACAGGATCAAAAATATGCCGGGATATTTGACAAAAGTTATGTTTATATCCAGGCCTATTATATTCTTGATGGTTCCTGTGCTTCTTTTAAATATCGACCACTATTTGACGGTAGGGATCTTTTTTGCCATTTATACGTTAATTTACATAGGCGAGGGTTTTATCAACACTCCATGGTTGGTACTTTTAAACAGGACCATACCGCCCGATAGAAGGGGAAAGTTGCTTGGCAACCAGCAGATGTTCAGCGGGCTTGCCGGTATAGCCGGCGGAATTGTAATAAAAATGATACTCGATGATCGATACATATCGGATGGCGCAAGATTTGCCATGATATTCGGGATAGCCGGCATATTTTCATTCATGTCCGGCGTATGCATGAGTTTTGCGAGGGATAACGAAAGAAAAATTGATTCCGCTGAGATTAAGATAGTCTCATATTTCAAGAAATTGCCTTTATATATAAAATCAAACAAGGATTATTTAAATATCGTCATAATTCAGTTACTATCGGGGTTTACAGGGATGATCGCGCCATTTGTAGTGCTTTTTTGCAAAGACTATTTTAAACTGCAGCCCCAGGGGGTTTCAATGCTTGTTTATTCGCAGATAATAGGAGCGCTTATAGGAGGATATGTCTGGGGTGAACTTAGCCGCAGGATAGGGAATAAATATGTGGTCATGGTTTCGCAGCTTGTAGGACTTTTAATAGGTGCCGCAGCGCCGCTTATCACGGGATTTAATCTTAAAGCATTCTCAGCGGCATCTTTCATAATGGCTTTTTTAAATGGCATATATGCAGGATGCTGGCTTGGATTTGTAAATTATATTATGGATGTAGTTGAGGAAAAACTGGCACCCGTATATCTCACTATAACCAATATACTTACATTTCCCAATACATTCTTGTTCTATATAGCAGGGATAATCGCCGGAAAATATGGATACATTCCCATTTTTACAATGAGTGCTGCCGGCGCTTTCATAGCTTTTGTCCTATCTTTGGGATTAAAGACCAAAGCTCAGCTTTATTAA
- a CDS encoding fucose isomerase: protein MNNIPDVKLGIVAVSRDCFPMELSQKRRERVVKACVDKGIDIYEVKTIIENEKHVLNALDEIRENGVNALVVYLGNFGPEGPETIIAQRFEGPVMYAAAAEENGDNLYDGRGDAFCGMLNASYNLGLRKLNPYIPEYPVGTDREIADMIGDFKDIARVVIGVRNLKIFSFGPRPQDFLACNAPIKPLYDLGVEIMENSELDLFESFNKHANDERIPEITTEMAKELGQGNAYPGILTKLAQYEVTLKDWMKDNIGASEYAIFANKCWPAFQTQFGFVPCYVNSRLTAEGIPVSCEVDIYGALSEYIINCATNISAGLLDINNTVPEGMYSRNKEKFKGYKLNDLFMGFHCGNTSMCHMKYASMKYQLIMHRSLEPDKEPDITRGTLEGAIMPGDITLFRLQSTADCILRSYVAEGRVIDVDPNSFGGIGIFAVKEMARFYRHVLIAKRYPHHAGIAFKHAGKILFSAVKMLGVDDISFNQPPAMLYKDENPFK, encoded by the coding sequence AGATTGTTTCCCTATGGAGCTCAGCCAAAAAAGAAGAGAGAGAGTTGTAAAGGCTTGTGTTGATAAAGGAATAGACATATATGAGGTAAAAACTATAATAGAAAATGAAAAACATGTTTTAAATGCACTGGATGAGATAAGGGAAAACGGAGTAAATGCCCTTGTCGTATATCTCGGGAATTTTGGACCTGAGGGCCCTGAAACTATAATAGCGCAAAGATTTGAAGGCCCTGTGATGTATGCAGCGGCAGCCGAAGAAAATGGGGACAACCTTTATGACGGAAGAGGAGATGCATTCTGTGGGATGCTTAATGCATCGTACAATCTAGGGCTTAGAAAATTAAATCCATACATACCTGAATATCCCGTCGGAACTGACAGGGAAATAGCAGATATGATAGGGGATTTCAAAGATATCGCAAGAGTCGTGATAGGTGTCAGGAATCTCAAGATATTCAGCTTTGGACCGAGACCGCAGGATTTTTTGGCCTGCAATGCGCCCATAAAGCCACTGTATGATCTTGGAGTCGAAATAATGGAAAATTCAGAGCTGGATTTGTTTGAATCATTCAATAAACATGCAAATGATGAGAGAATACCTGAAATTACAACGGAAATGGCAAAGGAACTCGGCCAAGGCAATGCTTATCCGGGAATACTTACTAAGCTTGCCCAGTATGAAGTTACACTGAAAGATTGGATGAAAGACAATATTGGGGCGTCAGAGTATGCAATATTTGCCAACAAGTGCTGGCCGGCATTTCAGACTCAGTTTGGCTTCGTGCCGTGCTATGTAAATTCAAGGCTGACTGCCGAGGGCATTCCTGTATCATGCGAAGTCGATATATACGGAGCTTTGAGCGAATATATCATTAATTGTGCGACAAATATATCTGCGGGGCTTCTGGATATAAACAATACCGTACCCGAAGGTATGTATTCAAGGAATAAGGAAAAGTTCAAGGGTTACAAATTGAATGATTTATTTATGGGATTTCACTGCGGAAATACTTCAATGTGCCATATGAAATATGCTTCAATGAAATACCAGCTCATAATGCACAGGTCCCTTGAGCCTGATAAAGAGCCTGACATAACAAGAGGAACGTTGGAAGGAGCCATAATGCCGGGTGACATTACGCTTTTCAGGCTTCAGAGCACTGCCGACTGTATTCTTCGAAGCTATGTCGCAGAAGGCCGGGTGATAGATGTCGACCCTAATTCTTTTGGAGGAATAGGTATTTTTGCGGTGAAAGAAATGGCTAGATTTTACAGGCATGTGCTTATTGCCAAAAGATATCCTCATCATGCAGGAATAGCATTTAAGCATGCGGGAAAGATATTGTTTTCTGCAGTTAAGATGCTCGGCGTAGATGATATATCATTTAACCAGCCGCCTGCAATGCTTTATAAAGATGAGAATCCTTTTAAATAA